The sequence below is a genomic window from Tachysurus vachellii isolate PV-2020 chromosome 2, HZAU_Pvac_v1, whole genome shotgun sequence.
AGAATCCACGTTGGCCTGAAGGGCTAGAGTTTTGTGACACTCTTGTGTCAGTGAAGGCAGGGATGACCCCAAAAATCATTATTAGTGTACAAAATCCTACAAGTCATGACATTATGCTGTCAGGAAGAACTGTTATTGGAACTGTACAGTCAGCCAGATCAGTGTTTCCTGccaacacatttaaaacagattttaacAGCCTACCAACTGTATCCATTCACCATGTCCAGGCTCAGAATTCTAGTGAAAGCACCCCTACCCAAGGGCAATGGGAACCTCCTGTTGATTTGACTCACCTTAATGAACACCAGAGGCAGATAGTCAGTCGGATGTTAAGAGAAGAGTCGGAGTCATTCTCCAGATCTGATAATGACATAGGCTGTGTGGAGAACCTGCAAATGGACATTTCCCTAAAAGACAATGAGCCAGTGTCAAAAACGTACCTCTCTGTTCCAAAACCTTTATATAGAGAGATGAAAGACTATTTACAGGATTTGATAGCACAAGGGTGGGTTGAAAAGTCGACGTCTCCCTACTCCTCCCCAGTCGTTTGTGTCAGAAAAAAAGACGGTACCCTGCGGTTATGCATTGACTATAGGGAGCTCAATAAGAAAACCTATCCAGATCGCCACCCCATCCCCAGAGTACAGGACATTATGGACACACTGGGAGGAAACACCCTCTTTTCACTGTTGGATCAGGGTAAGGCGTACCACCAGGGATTCATGGCAAAGGGAAGTAGACACCTGACAGCTTTTGTTACCCCGTGGGGTCTATATGAGTGGGCTCGGATCCCATTTGGACTTATGAATGCACCTGCGGCATTTCAACGTTGCATGGAACAGTGCTTAGAGGGCTTGAGGGACGAAATATGTGTGCCATATCTTGATGATGTTCTTGTGTTTAGCAAAACGTTTGAGGATCATGTCAACGATGTCAGGAAGGTGCTGCAACGACTGAGGGAACATGGGATAAAGCTGAAACCAAAAAAATGTGACCTGTTTAAGACAGAAGTGCGGTATCTTGGGAGAATTGTGTCTGCTGAGGGGAGCCGAATGGATCCGGCCGATACTGCTGCAGTAAGGGCCCTGAAAGACAAGCAACCAGGTACTGTTGGTGAGTTGAGAGCAATTTTAGGACTGTTGAGTTATTACCGGCAGTACATCAAGGATTTTTCATGTATTGCCAGCCCCTTGTATGACCTACTCAAAGCACCTGTCGAGACTGAGaccttgaaaaataaaaagaggcaGTGGCAAACAAAACGAAACAGTAGAGGAGTTCCATCCAACACACCCATTGAGTGGGCTGATGTGCATCAGACTATATTGGAACGGTTGATAGACTGCCTCATTCAGCCTCCTGTTCTCGGTTTCCCAGAATTTTCCCAGCCATTTATCCTCCATACTGACGCTTCCAATCAGGGGCTAGGGGCGGTATTATATCAAAGACAGAATGGAAAGCTACGTGTGATTGCTTATGGCTCCCGAACTTTGACAGCAGCAGAGAAGAATTATCATTTGCACTCAGGCAAGTTAGAGTTTCTAGCCCTAAAGTGGGCGATCACAGAAAAATTTCGGGACTACCTATACTATGCACCATTCTTTACTGTCTACAGTGACAATAATCCACTCACCTATGTGCTGTCCACTGCTAGATTGAATGCAACAGGTTGTCGCTGGGTAGCAGAACTGGCCGATTTccattttacaataaaataccGCCCTGGTAAAGAAAATATTGATGCAGATAGTTTGTCCAGAATGCCGTTGGACGAGGAGACTTTTATGAAAGAGTGTTCAGAGGAAATGTCATATGATGTAATTGGAGCAGCGACACAAGTAGTGGAAAGTCAGGATGAGTACAGGGCATCTTGGTCCATGGGTATCTCAGCTGAATGCGCAACGTTAGCTACAGACACCTTACTCAGTCCACTAACAGCAGGACAAGTTAAACATGACCAGAGGAATGACCCCACTGTCGGACCCGTGGTGcagttcaagctgacaggagaTAAACCATCAGGTCACAAATTAAGACAGCTCAGTCCACAGATCACATGCCTTCTCAGAGAGTGGGACAAACTGGACATGGATGAAAGCGAGATATTGTACAGGAAGACTACAAGTAGAAAACAACTGGTGCTTCCAGAAAAATATAAGAGTATTGTGTTAAAGGAACTTCACGATGAAATGGGCCATCAAGGTGTAGACAGGACTACGTCACTGATACGAGACCGGTTTTACTGGCCCTATATGCAACGAGAGATAGAAGACTATGTCGCAAGGAAGTGTGCCTGTCTCAAGCACAAGAAACCAAGTCGTGAGACAAGAGCCCCGCTGACGAGCATTGTCACCACTCAACCGTTTGAGCTTGTCTCAGTGGATTTTCTGCACCTTGATAAATGTAAAGGTGGCTATGAATATATTCTTGTAATCATTGATCACTTCACACGTTTTGCCCAGGCCTACGCCACAACTTCAAAATCAGGAAAAACAGCAGcagacaaaatatttaatgactATGCACTGAGATTTGGCTTTCCCACAAGAATACACCACGATCAGGGTGGCGAATTTGAAAATCAACTGTTCACACAACTGAAAAAGTACTGTGGGGTTGCTGGGTCGAGAACTACCCCCTACCACCCCCAAGGAAACGGACAGGTAGAGCGATTTAACCGAACACTACTTCAGATGTTAAAGACGCTCACGGAGAGACAAAAAAGTAACTGGAAAGATTCACTAAACAAACTGACCTATGCATACAATTGTACTCGCAGCGAAGTGACTGGGTTTTCCCCCTTCTACTTGCTGTACGGACGTTCCCCGCGGTTGCCAGTTGACATGTTATTCGACTTGACCTCAGAACAAGGAACTTGTAATCACCATCACTACATGGAAAAATGGAAGCAGGGTATGGAAGAAGCCTACGAGATCACAAGAGAAAATGCCCACAAAGCTACGATCAGAAGTAAGAGACACTATGACAGTAAAGCTAAAAGCTCAGTATTACAGCCTGGAGATCGTGTTTTAATTAGGAACATGACACCTCGTGGGGGTCCAGGAAAGCTGAGGAACCATTGGGAGGATACGATCCACACAGTTGTACGCCAAGTGAATCCAGATATTCCTGTTTATGAACTCAGACCTGAGAAAGGAAAGTCGAGATCAAGGATTTTACATCGTAATCTTCTCCTCCCATGTGACCACCTGCCACTCGAAACGACAGTACAACCACGAGCAAGGAAAAGAAATGTGGAGCAAACCGAGGAAGCAGGGCAGTTGGAAGAAGAGGACGATGGAGATGAGTATTATCCAGTGTCACATCAGCAGCACTTTGAGCTGTGTCTGCCTGAAATAATGAACCCTGTGTGTAGTGCACCCACGGAACCCGAACGTACACAGGCTGAGGAAAACATGTCACCTGAGCCAGATAGAGAACAAAGAGCGACAGACCAAATGGAAAACTCGCTGGGGAGAGAGGACAGTTTCGTCGAGGGTATGTCTATGGAGGAAGTTGTCCCCTTGCTTGCTTCAAGTGACCCCAGAGGTGAGGAGTTTCAGCGGCCCAGACGACAGCACAGAAGGCCGAGGGTTTTCACATATGATAGGCTTGGCTCACCAACTTGCCACAACATTAGAGCATTACAACAACAAAACTGGATGGTTCCTTGGACATACATTGCGCAGCCACATCACCTCCAATACTTCCGGCACTAAGGACATGTAAAAGGTAGAAACTGAATTCAGTAAATACACATTACACTCAAAATGGACTGTTCAGCACAAAATGAACATTCAAATGGACTGTTGAACATAAGATGGACTGTGGCTACActttacatacatatttacatgACACTGTTGCAATGACTCACACCACACTTGTGGACCTTTGTTAAAGGGGAGAGTGATTGACTTGAACATGTTGCACAAACAGAACTGTTCATAAGGCAGAAGTGTGCCTAAGTGGACACAAAACAAAGAGACCAAAAGAGGGTACAAAGACATTAAAAGATTGGGTATTTACCCGTGATTGAAGGAATGTATGAAAAGAGTTCCAGTTTGTAATATTGCACTATATATGATACAATGTAGCAGGAGTGTTGATTGAAAGTAAcagtacattgtgtgtatggTTTAACCCCTTATTTGCACTAAAGGTCAGAGGTTACATTTGAATGTTGGGGACAACATTTATTTTGAGGGGAAGTATGTGACAAGTGTGTTTCTAactcattatttaatttacaagTCTGTTATATTCATGGTTATATTAGAATGTGTATTAAGTTTGTCACTGttaaaaattagaaaattagACAACGAGTAATATTAAGAAGTGGAATGCAGATAATGCTGATCCTTATCTGTCTGGATTGATTACTCGTCAATGTGTTGGTGATGCCTCGGGGCTTCGGTAGGGGGAGGGGAATTGCTTGCGCGCGCGCGCCTCTTCCTCATTCAATACAGACGAGTGAAGGCAAGAGCTGCGTGTGCGTGTTTCTTTAACCTTTTCCCGTTACATTTTCCCTTTTTAAGGGTACAACACATGCAACGATGTGATGCAGCAGAAACCAGACTTACACACGTCATTTAGTCGGTcagtaagtctgtgtgtgtgtgtgtgtgtgtgtgtgtgtgtgagagagagagagagattaatagTGGATGTAgttatacagttgaggccaaaattattagcccccttatgaaattagacaaaactcttgatttctccatggaaatgaccattaacaacaagtgttttatagtgtgtttgtttccaaaataacaaagacaaaatctccactaagtttgattaggatatttaattgaaatagtgagttgaaacaagaaagggcaaaaatgaaacgtccaaaattattagcccccggtcattaatagtcaatagtgaaccctttctgagccacaactgacaacaacctcttagagtagttctttactaggttggcacaggtttcctgagggattttagcccattcttccattgcaaattgctccagctggtccaaattacgtggtttccgagcatggacattcactttgagcactcgccacagattctcaataggattgaggtctgggctctgtgcgggccactccaggacctttgttttggtatccttcaggaactgttggaccaatttcgatgtatgctttgggtcattgtcttgttggaagacccagcgacgacctaaggctagactacgagcagatttcttcatattatccctcaaaatgtcaacataattttcttttttcatgatgccatgcacccgaacaaggctccctgtgcctgaagctgcaaaacagccccacagcatgatgctcccaccaccatgtttaactgtgggaactgtgttcttagggttgaaggcctcaccctttcttcgccaaacataagcaacatccatgtgcccaaacagttccagtttagtctcatcagaccaaagcacagactcccaaaactcatctttacctttcaaatgttcacgggcaaacctcagtctagctgtgatgtgccgctgtttgagtaaaggggttcttctgggacgatggccctgaagcccaccacgatgaagagccctcacaactgtgttccttgaaacatcaactccagaagaggccaggtcagcaacaatcatcttggcagatgtctgaggcatcttgctgatatctctgactattttcctctccagggttcttgaaatcttgcgcttacgaccacgcccaggtttgtttcttacagaatttgtctccttgtacttggcaatgatgcaacgtacggcggttctagacactgtgaaaagcttggaaatggcagtatagccttcccccttatcatgagcctccactatcctctttctgagctcaagactgatttcctttgtctttggcatggtgagtaaaagtagtctctcccaataatgtgttcaagtgccctgttccttggagtcctttaatgctgattgaatgcccaggtgttgttaggaagccaattgactgcacaggtgtggtttgaaagctgattgattaattaggtgtgttttgaaagctgattgattaattgggtgtgttttgaaagcaaatattcacaaggggctaatatttttgaccaccccattttcactatatttgattataaagcaagcctaaaaatgtattttatattccaaaatgtaccaaaagctactaaatagcactggcgaatgtttgattatatcaagttttatcaatgctgcaaacattggaaagatctttaggaaaatgttccaaaattcctggggggctaataattttggcctcaactgtatgttTAACCTGTAGGCTGTGCCATTAAGCTCAGGGTGTACAGTCTGCTGCTCCATCACACCCCAGGCTGAAGTGGTGATGAAGAACTCCTTATTCACACAGTTTCTGAGACTGTCTGGGATCCGacctgagagagagggagagagagagagagagaaagagagagagcgagagaaagagagagagaaagagagagagagggagagagagagagagagagagagagagagcgagagagagagagaaagagagagagagagcgagagcaagagagagcgagagagcaagagagagagcgagagaaagagagagagagagagagcgagagcaagagagagcgagagagagagaaagagagagagagagcgagagcaagagagagcgagagagagagagagagagagagagagagagagagagagagcgagagagagagagagagagagagagagagagagagagagagagagagagagagagagagcgagagcaagagagagagagagagagagagagagagagagagagagagagaaaaatgagatttgggctttatttaacaaatataattttaacAAATGAGGGAACACCTGAATATcctgactatgtgtgtgtgtgtgtatgtgtgtgtgtgtgtgtatgtgtgtgtgtgtgtgtatgtatgtatgtgtgtgtgtgtgtgtgtgtgtgtgtgtatgtatgtatgtgtgtgtgtgtgtgtgtgtgtgtgtatgtatgtatgtatgtgtgtgtgtgtgtgtatgtgtgtgtgtgtatgtatgtatgtgtgtgtgtgtgtgtatgtgtgtgtgtatgtatgtatgtgtgtgtgtgtgtgtgtgtgtgtgtgtatgtatgtatgtatgtgtgtgtgtgtgtgtatgtgtgtgtgtgtatgtatgtatgtgtgtatgtatgtatgtgtgtgtgtgtgtgtgtgtgtgtgtgtatgtatgtatgtgtgtgtgtgtgtgtgtgtgtgtgtatgtatgtatgtatgtgtgtgtgtgtgtgtatgtgtgtgtgtgtatgtatgtatgtgtgtgtgtgtgtgtatacctgtgatAGCTCGGCGGATCTCTGTAGCTGCTGCCTCTCTCATCTCCAAAGAGGCCTGTTCACTGTACCATGCTGTGTGTGGAGTGCAGATCAGATTCGGAGCATCCTTTAAAGGTCCCtgtgcaaaactacacacacacacacacacacacacacacacacacacacacacacacacacacacacacacacacacacacaccatatgttCACTACTGGCACCTTAAAGAAGCaacagaatctctctctctgtctgtctcactctctctctctctctctctgtctctatctctctctctgtctcactcgctctgtctctctctctatctgtctgtctcactcgctctgtctctctctctctctctctctgtctctatctctctctctgtctctctctctctctgtctctctctctgtctgtctctctctctctctctctctctgtctcactcgctctgtctctctctctgtctgtctctctctccctctctctctgtctgtctctctctctgtctgtctctctctccctctcgctctgtctctctctctatctgtctgtctcactcgctctgtctctctctctctctctctctctgtctctatctctctctctgtctctctctctctctgtctctctctctgtctgtctctctctctctctctctgtctcactcgctctgtctctctctctgtctctctctctgtctgtctctctctctgtctgtctctctctccctctctctctgtctgtctctctctctgtctgtctctctctccctctcgctctgtctctctctctatctgtctgtctcactcgctctgtctctctctctctctctctctctgtctctctctctgtctgtctctctctctctctctctgtctcactcgctctgtctctctctctgtctctctctctgtctgtctctctctctgtctgtctctctctccctctctctctgtctgtctctctctctgtctgtctctctctccctctctctctgtctgtctctctctctgtctgtctctctctccctctctctctgtctgtctctctctctgtctgtctctctctctgtctgtctctctctccctctctctctatctgtctgactgtcccTTTCTCTCTGAATGTTGCagtatccccccccccccctctctgttaGTGTTCTGTGCTGAAACCTTTGAGCTGTGAACGTTATTTACACATAAAGTCTGATTTCATCAGAAATGCAAGTCTATAAatacgttatcgtttccatagcgaCGGTTCATTCACAGGTACTTGTACAGTAcctatataatatttttacgGATTAAAAAAACTGAAGATTTAACAGTAGGTGAGTTTTCCGACACCTTCTGGACTTAGCAGTGAATTTTCATATTATTAACTTTGAAAGAAAGCTAAAAATGTGAGAGAATCAGAAGCTGGATGTAAAACAAGCtgaaatgtaactgtaaagGGACAATAAGTACAGTGTGatgatacactacagtacacacctGAACGGCTCGTTCTCATGGACGTCCAGTGCTGCTCCTCGTATCCTTCCCTCCTTCAGAGCGTGAGCCAGAGACTTTTCATCCACCAGACCACCTCGAGCCGCGTTCACCAGGAACGCCCCCTGAcgcatctatacacacacacacacacacacacacacagagaaagaaagatttagagagaataaaagaggaagaaagacaTAATATGATACAGATTAATAGACAAGAcaatgacaaaagaaaaagaaatagagaaagaaagaaatgtatgGACGACTAAAGAAAGAGggaggcgagagagagagacagagagagagagagagagagagagggagagagagggagagagagagagagagagagagagagagagagagagagagagagagagagagagagagagagagagagagagagaaaaggaattGAGCTGatatagagaaaataaaaagcaattctTTTCTGTGACCTACAGGGGGCAGTGCAGGTTAAAGTTAAaattactctgtgtgtatatgtgtgtgtgtatatgtgtgtatgtgtgtgtgtgtgtatgtgtgtatatatgtgtgtctatatgtgtatatgtgtgtgtgtgtgtatgtgtgtgtgtgtgtgtgagtgtgtgtgtatatgtgtgtatatgtgtgtgtgtgtatgtgtgtgtatatgtgtgtatgtgtgtgtgtgtatgtgtgtatatatgtgtgtgtatatgtgtatatgtgtgtgtgtatatgtgtatatgtgtgtgtgtgtgtatgtgtgtgtgtgtgtgtgagtgtgtgtgtgagtgtgtgtgtatatgtgtgtgtgtgtgtacatgtgtgtgtgtgtgtacatgtgtgtatatgtgtgtgtatatatgtgtgtgtatatgtgtatatgtgtgtgtgtgtgtatatgtgtgtatatgtgtgtgtgtatatgtgtgtgtgtatgtgtgtgtgagtgtgtgtgtgtgtgtgtatgtgtgtgtgagtgtgtatatgtgtgtgtgtgtgtgtgtgtgtgtgtatgtgtgtgtgtgtgtatgtatatatatatatgtgtgtgtatgtgtgtgtgtgtgtgagtatatgtgtgcatatgtgtgtatgtaagtgtgtgtgtatgtgtgtgtgtgtgtgtgtgtgtgtgtgtgtgagacctgttTGATGGTGAAGTCATTGATCAGATGGTGGTTGTGTTCGTTCAGGTTACAGTGTagagacacacagtcactctgATACAGCAGGTCctgtagtgtgtacactctCTGTACACCGAGCGCTCGCTCCAGACCATCCTGAAGGTACGGGtcataaaatatcacactgaAGCCAAACGCCTTCGCCCGGACCGCTACCGCCTGCCCCGAACgccctgcatacacacacacacacacacacacacacacaccatggaaATTCTCCTTTAGATAGATACAACTATAGGTGTATAAAGGCAGCCAAGACAAGCTCCGTAATTTAACAAGGTGTTTGAAAATGTTCCTGACCGAAGCCGATGAGTCCGAGGGTTTCTCCGCGAATTCGCGCCGCTCCTGACGCCACCTCTCGGATCTGCTCCACGCTCTGGACCCGTGTGCCTTCGCGGAGAGCCTGGTACAGCCATGTGTTTCTCCTGTACAAGTTCAGGATGTGGCACATGGTGGAGTCCGCCGTCTCCTCCACCGCCGCTGATGGAATGTTACACACAGCAatgcctgcaacacacacacacacatacacacacaaacacgtttaCAGGACACCGGGAACCTGCTGGGGAACCTTCAATTTCTTATCAACCCACCAAACCAGACACCATTCATACTTTTCAGGATCTTCTCAGGAACCTTTATATTCAAGCTGCAATTTCAGTAGAAGAACCTTTTTGGCTCCGTTTAAAAATTTGATCTGAAAAATCCGACTGTGTcgaatgttttaataaaagattaGTTCAGAAACTAAAACACTTCACACATCTGATATCCTCACTGGAGGTCTAAGGCTCCAGGTGAACACTTTTGAATTCGTACCCAGCTCCCCTGCGGCTTTGATGTCGATGTTGTCGTATCCGCTGCCGATGCGGATGATGATGCGTAgagctttaaacttctccaggTCTTCGCGGGTCAGAGTGATCGTGTGGTACATCATGGCACCGACTGCCTCGTTCAGCACCTGTGTGGATTAGAGATGAAATGGAGCGTTAGAGCCAACATGGCTGATGGTGCAACATAAAAACCACACCGATGTTGAGCCGACATGGCCGACAACACAACCCTGCCCTTCTATGCTAGCCAAATGCTAGCACACGAGCTCCTGAGTTTTCACAGGAATGTTCCTTCAAATACTGACAGCTCATGTAAAGTACAAATCACACTGTGCATGTTTCCACTGCAGGAACCTTCTTAGgaactgaatattttttaatattactttGTCGGGGTTCTGAGAGTCTCTTCTGACACACGAGGAACATTAACAGAACCCAGGAACGTCAGAGAACGTCTCTCCAGGGCTCCATGAACTTCTTCAAGAACTTAGAAGAACTTTTCAGAAAACTATGGGAACTATTTAGGAATCCAGGCAGATTTTTGGACCAGGAACTTTTTCAGGAACCCAGACTTTCAATTTCTTCTTGGAGCCTGTTAAAGATTTCAGGACCACATTTCTGCAGAGAAGGAATTGCAATGAACTTCGCTGACTAGTCAAATGCCAACCGTACAAAATGACTGCTTTTAGCTAACGAGCGTCGCAGGAAGGTTACTATGACGACTGCCAGCAGCTAAAAAAGTAATATTATGGACTGTAAAAGAAATTACAGCACATAATGAAAAACATGCTCTCTCTCTACTTTAGTGAAACCATATACTCTAGAACAATtatgcttggtgtgtgtgtgtgtgtgtgtgtgtgtgtgtgtgtgtgtgtgtgtgtgtgtgtttgagactaTGCCCTATATAACTAAAGGAAATTGTAAATTGAATGCCAGTAGTGATCTCATACAGGGTTACACCACATGATGTGGTCGGtccatgctctcacacacacacacccttggaTAATTACTctttctcctgtgtgtgtgtgtgtgtgagagagagagagagtgtgtgtgagagtatgtgtgtgtgagtgtgtgtatgtgtgagtgtgtgtgtgtgtgtgtttgtatgtttctatgtttctgtgtgtgtatgtgtgtgtgtgtgtgagtgtgtgtgtgtgagtgtgtgtgtgtgagtgtgtgagtgtgtgtgtgtgtgagtgtgagtgtatgtgtgaaaattaaacaattcattttcagatctTGGTGTTAgtttaaattgtaatttttaattgtttaaaaatttcCAAacaagtttagtttagtttagttttatatTGTAATGTTTAGAGACTATGACAGATTTAGTAAAGATAGACCTGAACTTATCTTAATTTACTCTCACTTGCCTAGAAAGTTCTAGAAAAACGGGCACTTGATCGTAGAAGACATCCGAAGTCAAAATCCGCAGTAAACGCCGGCTCGTTTCCCAGAATTCAAAGCAGCTGTACGACACCGAATCATCACAAAGACCTGACACCAGCATTAGCATGAAGTTCCTGAGGCTAATCCACGTAAAGATGAGGAGCACTAAGTACTAAAGTGCCGCTGCATCGCGCTCGGTTCGTAGACATTTATGAAGTGAAGCAAAAATCCCACTGCACCACTATCAgcatggcattgtgggtaatgtaggaaacgGTTAACCAAGGTGATTATACAGTAGAGCGACACGCAGAAGGACCTTTAAACTATTAATTACTTTAAACATAAATACTGAAGACGACATGTTTATGTAAAGACTGATAGCTGAGTTGTTTAGAAAGATGCgattttacataaaatatagaattaaaaaaaaaacaatagagagattgtttctttttgtaaaaatgATCACAACTACGACTCTCCACTGAATGTTATGGGTGTGAAGATTACCATCTTTTATATGTGATCATTTaaattactctctctcacacacacacacacacacacacacgctcggaGGTGAAGTGCCTATTTATGCAGATGTTCTGTTATTATACCCCGCGGCTGCTGGACGTTTTAATAACACATAACGAGCAGCGTAGCGGCCCAAACGGCAAGCAAGAGAGCGATAGCATCGGTGCACTTAGCGGTTAGCATCTCTATGACCCCCGTGTACTCTGTTTGACCCCAGTCTCTGTATAATGAGAGATAAAGCAGCGTCATTGAAGCTGCATGATAATTACACTGAGGGGAGCCGAGACTGGGCAAGACGTCTCCATTAGGAACACGCTACAGGAACAGTCTTATTAAATCAGTTTAGGAGAATATTAAACCGAGAGaaatagggttttttttttagctcactGCCAGTACTCAGTTATATCAGGGATCTAGTTTACACCAAGCTGAGACAAAAGATAAAcgaacagattaaaaaaaattaacaagcaaaaaaaataattaaaaatctattaaaaaattTACAAACTTGTACAAtgtaattcaattaaaatgaaaaagcaaattaaatttttGTGTGTTGTAACAGTTACTAACTGAACGTAAGATGTTGTAAATATGACAAATATTACAACAATATTATGTTATTGTGTCAACATTATGGCACATAGTAATAaagcaaatataataaataaataaaaataacatcctGTGCTTTGACACGTAATAAAACCCAGaatagaaatgaatagaaatcaCATCCAAATTCCTGGGGGCAAAAACTTTTCATCACTTATGGCATATGATCTGATCTGGTGATCAAAAAGGGATTAAAAGTGATTACTATGGTATGATGTACAGAAACAGACCTGAATTGAAGAAATACAATTTAAACGATCCAAAATTTtataaactaa
It includes:
- the LOC132861955 gene encoding C-terminal-binding protein 2 isoform X2, whose product is MALTDKHKVKRQRLDRICEGIRPQILNGPMHPRPLVALLDGRDCTVEMPILKDLATVAFCDAQSTQEIHEKVLNEAVGAMMYHTITLTREDLEKFKALRIIIRIGSGYDNIDIKAAGELGIAVCNIPSAAVEETADSTMCHILNLYRRNTWLYQALREGTRVQSVEQIREVASGAARIRGETLGLIGFGRSGQAVAVRAKAFGFSVIFYDPYLQDGLERALGVQRVYTLQDLLYQSDCVSLHCNLNEHNHHLINDFTIKQMRQGAFLVNAARGGLVDEKSLAHALKEGRIRGAALDVHENEPFSFAQGPLKDAPNLICTPHTAWYSEQASLEMREAAATEIRRAITGRIPDSLRNCVNKEFFITTSAWGVMEQQTVHPELNGTAYRFPPGIVGVTPGGIAAAMEGIVPGGVPVTHSLPSVTHPSQAPSPNQPSKHGESREHLTEQ